Proteins from a genomic interval of Neodiprion lecontei isolate iyNeoLeco1 chromosome 2, iyNeoLeco1.1, whole genome shotgun sequence:
- the LOC107223207 gene encoding uridine diphosphate glucose pyrophosphatase NUDT14 — protein sequence MSEANTDRETKILREKMQDLKDVEIGPLPPNSPWVRPVRMQFRQAGKLKKWDLLRIHDSVAMIVFNVTQRKLIFVSQFRPAVFYASLPEKQGKVDLQQYPPSLGVTLELCAGIVDKDLPIAEIAREELLEECGYNAPVSNFVKLHTCRSGVGPTGAMETLFYVEVTDEMRVNSGGGSEVEGELIEVVELSVNEFKEYINRPSIQSPPEVLFAASWFFHNKPEHCS from the exons ATGAGCGAGGCGAACACTGATCGGGAAACAAAGATCCTCAGAGAGAAGATGCAGGATCTGAAGGATGTAGAGATAGGTCCTCTGCCGCCAAACTCACCGTGGGTGAGGCCGGTGCGAATGCAATTCCGACAGGCAGGAAAACTGAAGAAATGGGATCTGCTCCGTATCCACGACTCCGTGGCCATGATCGTCTTCAACGTCACCCAGAGGAAACTTATATTCGTATCCCAGTTCCGTCCCGCCGTTTTCTATGCAAGTTTACCCGAGAAACAGGGCAAAGTTGACCTTCAGCAATACCCTCCGAGCCTTGGCGTTACGTTAGAACTTTGCGCAGGCATCGTAGACAAGGATCTACCCATCGCTGAGATCGCTAGGGAGGAATTGCTCGAGGAGTGCGGATATAACGCTCCTGTTTCCAACTTCGTTAAGCTCCACACATGCAG AAGTGGAGTCGGACCTACAGGAGCCATGGAAACACTCTTCTATGTAGAAGTTACAGACGAGATGCGAGTGAATTCTG GTGGGGGTTCGGAGGTTGAGGGTGAGCTGATCGAGGTGGTCGAATTGAGTGTAAACGAATTTAAGGAGTACATAAACCGTCCAAGCATCCAGAGTCCACCGGAAGTTTTATTTGCGGCATCCTGGTTTTTCCACAATAAACCAGAGCACTGTTCCTAA
- the LOC107223218 gene encoding beclin-1-like protein isoform X1: MMDAKATVSFACQRCLQPLRLDTSFNHLGEHTLAELSLPIHQHSVGDLEHHSDSLEQLAPPFRLTESANGSNGFMLVGDSGETECLSHHLRVRATLFDILSSSSSADHPLCDECTDSLLMLMDQQLRLTEGEWSDYNEYLKRLESEQVQLDDDLELNNLVKELHDIKAEEERMIGELEALQREEAATRTAIAEQERERERLQGEEERYWKEYSRHRRDMMFAEDEFRSLENQVAYAASQLERLKKTNVFNATFHIWHSGHFGTINSFRLGRLPSAPVDWSEINAAWGQTTLLLTALARKMNLTFQRFRLVPFGNHSYIEVLDQHRELPLYGSGGFKFLWDTKFDAAMVAFLDCLQQFKEEVEKGDSGFCLPYRMDRGKIEDSATGNSYSIKIQFNSEEQWTKALKFLLTNLKWGLAWVSSQFTKDEAEH, from the exons ATGATGGATGCAAAAGCTACCGTCAGCTTCGCTTGCCAGAGATGCTTGCAGCCCTTGCGATTGGACACGAGCTTCAATCACCTGGGGGAACACACACTCGCTGAACTTTCAC TTCCGATTCACCAACACTCTGTCGGAGACCTCGAACACCATAGCGATAGCTTAGAACAATTGGCTCCACCCTTTCGGTTGACCGAATCAGCTAATGGATCGAACGGATTTATGCTCGTCGGAGATTCGGGAGAAACTGAATGTCTGAGCCACCACCTCAGG GTTAGAGCAACGCTTTTTGATATACTGAGCAGTAGTAGCTCAGCTGATCATCCGCTATGTGACGAATGTACAGACAGCTTATTGATGTTGATGGATCAGCAGTTGAGATTAACAGAGGGAGAGTGGTCGGATTACAACGAATATTTAAAGCGATTGGAATCCGAACAGGTGCAGCTCGACGATGATCTTGAACTGAATAATCTCGTCAAAGAGTTGCATGACATCAAGGCAGAAGAGGAGAGAATGATTGGAGAGTTGGAGGCCTTGCAGAGAGAAGAGGCTGCCACTAGAACTGCGATAGCTGAGCAGGAAAGGGAACGAGAGCGATTACAGGGAGAGGAGGAACGCTACTGGAAAGAGTATTCCAGACACAGGAGAGACATGATGTTTGCCGAAGACGAATTCCGcag CTTGGAGAATCAAGTGGCTTACGCAGCTTCACAACTAGAGAGGCTGAAAAAGACGAACGTATTTAATGCCACATTCCATATTTGGCATTCCGGACATTTTGGAACGATAAATTCATTTCGGTTGGGTCGTCTACCTAGCGCTCCTGTAGACTGGAGCGAAATAAATGCAGCATGGGGTCAAACGACTCTCTTATTAACAGCCCTAGCCCGAAAGATGAATCTTACATTCCAGCGTTTTCGACTGGTCCCATTTGGTAATCATAGCTATATTGAAGTCCTCGATCAGCATAGAGAGCTCCCGTTGTATGGCAGTGgtggtttcaaatttttatgggACACAAAATTTGATGCTGCCATGGTTGCTTTTTTGGATTGCTTGCAACAGTTTAAGGAAGAGGTTGAAAAAGGTGACAGTGGCTTTTGCCTTCCCTATAGAATGGATCGTGGTAAAATTGAGGATTCTGCAACCGGAAATTCTTACTCAATCAA GATCCAATTCAATTCCGAAGAGCAATGGACCAAGgctctcaaatttttactgaCCAATCTGAAGTGGGGTTTGGCCTGGGTCAGTTCCCAATTTACAAAAGATGAGGCTGAGCACTAG
- the LOC107223218 gene encoding beclin-1-like protein isoform X2 has translation MQKLPSASLARDACSPCDWTRASITWGNTHSLNFHVVPIHQHSVGDLEHHSDSLEQLAPPFRLTESANGSNGFMLVGDSGETECLSHHLRVRATLFDILSSSSSADHPLCDECTDSLLMLMDQQLRLTEGEWSDYNEYLKRLESEQVQLDDDLELNNLVKELHDIKAEEERMIGELEALQREEAATRTAIAEQERERERLQGEEERYWKEYSRHRRDMMFAEDEFRSLENQVAYAASQLERLKKTNVFNATFHIWHSGHFGTINSFRLGRLPSAPVDWSEINAAWGQTTLLLTALARKMNLTFQRFRLVPFGNHSYIEVLDQHRELPLYGSGGFKFLWDTKFDAAMVAFLDCLQQFKEEVEKGDSGFCLPYRMDRGKIEDSATGNSYSIKIQFNSEEQWTKALKFLLTNLKWGLAWVSSQFTKDEAEH, from the exons ATGCAAAAGCTACCGTCAGCTTCGCTTGCCAGAGATGCTTGCAGCCCTTGCGATTGGACACGAGCTTCAATCACCTGGGGGAACACACACTCGCTGAACTTTCACGTAG TTCCGATTCACCAACACTCTGTCGGAGACCTCGAACACCATAGCGATAGCTTAGAACAATTGGCTCCACCCTTTCGGTTGACCGAATCAGCTAATGGATCGAACGGATTTATGCTCGTCGGAGATTCGGGAGAAACTGAATGTCTGAGCCACCACCTCAGG GTTAGAGCAACGCTTTTTGATATACTGAGCAGTAGTAGCTCAGCTGATCATCCGCTATGTGACGAATGTACAGACAGCTTATTGATGTTGATGGATCAGCAGTTGAGATTAACAGAGGGAGAGTGGTCGGATTACAACGAATATTTAAAGCGATTGGAATCCGAACAGGTGCAGCTCGACGATGATCTTGAACTGAATAATCTCGTCAAAGAGTTGCATGACATCAAGGCAGAAGAGGAGAGAATGATTGGAGAGTTGGAGGCCTTGCAGAGAGAAGAGGCTGCCACTAGAACTGCGATAGCTGAGCAGGAAAGGGAACGAGAGCGATTACAGGGAGAGGAGGAACGCTACTGGAAAGAGTATTCCAGACACAGGAGAGACATGATGTTTGCCGAAGACGAATTCCGcag CTTGGAGAATCAAGTGGCTTACGCAGCTTCACAACTAGAGAGGCTGAAAAAGACGAACGTATTTAATGCCACATTCCATATTTGGCATTCCGGACATTTTGGAACGATAAATTCATTTCGGTTGGGTCGTCTACCTAGCGCTCCTGTAGACTGGAGCGAAATAAATGCAGCATGGGGTCAAACGACTCTCTTATTAACAGCCCTAGCCCGAAAGATGAATCTTACATTCCAGCGTTTTCGACTGGTCCCATTTGGTAATCATAGCTATATTGAAGTCCTCGATCAGCATAGAGAGCTCCCGTTGTATGGCAGTGgtggtttcaaatttttatgggACACAAAATTTGATGCTGCCATGGTTGCTTTTTTGGATTGCTTGCAACAGTTTAAGGAAGAGGTTGAAAAAGGTGACAGTGGCTTTTGCCTTCCCTATAGAATGGATCGTGGTAAAATTGAGGATTCTGCAACCGGAAATTCTTACTCAATCAA GATCCAATTCAATTCCGAAGAGCAATGGACCAAGgctctcaaatttttactgaCCAATCTGAAGTGGGGTTTGGCCTGGGTCAGTTCCCAATTTACAAAAGATGAGGCTGAGCACTAG
- the LOC107223196 gene encoding uncharacterized protein LOC107223196 → MDACGTCVGSKEEQLYMVELLVDKLNLSPDKVREAGTAPLSVHLKFVDFPAFEISQAEFVTAKKQSDKDASLNSDGKTGAGGLVDFSAGKSCLFTKQPRDLVQAMQSQPLKIGVYKTREKVPCEPPKGDKPICETQVPLSGCLCDQVAMAMNDAGHLPKPYTLKNTYNLIDYQGKPSGTIAIFLRLSCFGKSIVTHFAFQERSFLFKSPQSSDEFQCTRVPPDPEVLARKANQVKDKICVPPGGTEQEEDPLPRPRDVVGLAPICQELARRDGGPANLDPPISAPSTAPRVGMNRPSFEKLTSAEKLNDRDYRGLVYRAYPNQPTCACAPGGNFLKGITGDVPCTGAACGGGCCVGTRRFDPPANDHHGGGKNMPCYTGNCCSGTPWVPGGGSRLRGGGCCDGNYSRNGQQRGGSVAQITTKTTTNRCSTGNTGIPAQPIEALMTGACSVPQAGENAKKSSGCGCQGKSGGGEMPMRAAIGKDGGSCTKRPCLGIDCLLRAFKETQEFVDSIGKVPGLAGLGLPDPSESPYFGRDRDTSCSPKKPPGSRASPYTSAASVNSPAKNQPVGVKTTPGFPSPYTVAMAGRTGVVREAVSSFPETGSFGSTRAKKKDEKSDKQSELLPLPPLEIELGPCGEPRCRSRRKKPREEAHSPEAQGGAPLSKKFPAQVRPASGGGSSKTNGGTGGGARPVSRGKQTKGPHAVPGPAGDRAHSGSKSYVKVSRRVMKFVYTAGASYPGINYGHKNCLDARMRVPANMGWLWNTNEVVGRLKPRLGWKPGAISRYMNELLRQAKMAGNADSRPGSSSSRSKKGKMLKNKSRSSPSIHKSQGTGKKKDEEEEVELPPTLHIHRKDGTYYVTMYPIKQETMEVPQLQEPMKPLQFKITKNKDDASIASSSTASDMEIEFSPPAAVNRYRKKPNVIHVDTQVKQQEILDAFKPPGSKKGKGDGKGTGKKGKKK, encoded by the coding sequence ATGGACGCGTGCGGTACGTGCGTTGGCTCGAAAGAGGAACAACTCTACATGGTGGAGCTGCTCGTTGACAAGTTGAACCTCAGCCCGGACAAGGTACGGGAAGCTGGTACCGCACCTTTGTCCGTACATCTCAAGTTCGTCGACTTTCCAGCATTCGAGATCAGCCAGGCGGAATTCGTCACGGCCAAGAAGCAGAGCGACAAGGATGCGTCGTTGAACTCGGATGGAAAAACGGGGGCGGGGGGCCTTGTGGATTTCAGCGCTGGAAAGTCGTGTCTCTTCACAAAGCAGCCGCGAGACTTGGTGCAGGCGATGCAATCGCAGCCTCTCAAGATCGGTGTTTACAAAACGAGGGAAAAAGTCCCGTGTGAGCCTCCGAAAGGCGACAAACCGATTTGCGAAACGCAGGTACCGCTGTCCGGGTGTCTTTGCGACCAAGTGGCAATGGCCATGAACGATGCGGGACATCTGCCCAAACCCTACACCCTCAAGAACACCTACAACCTGATCGACTACCAGGGCAAACCCTCGGGTACCATAGCGATATTCCTCAGACTCTCCTGCTTCGGGAAGTCGATCGTGACTCACTTCGCCTTCCAGGAGCGATCCTTCCTCTTCAAAAGTCCGCAGTCCAGCGACGAGTTCCAGTGCACCAGGGTTCCACCCGACCCGGAGGTACTCGCTCGAAAGGCGAACCAGGTCAAGGACAAGATCTGCGTCCCCCCGGGCGGCACGGAGCAAGAAGAAGACCCTCTGCCGAGACCTCGAGACGTCGTTGGGCTGGCTCCGATCTGTCAGGAGCTTGCGAGGAGGGACGGAGGCCCGGCGAACCTCGACCCGCCCATAAGTGCGCCATCGACGGCACCGAGGGTCGGCATGAACCGTCCGAGCTTCGAGAAATTAACCAGCGCCGAGAAGCTGAACGATCGGGATTACAGAGGGCTGGTGTACCGCGCCTACCCGAACCAGCCGACGTGCGCTTGTGCCCCGGGGGGAAACTTCCTGAAAGGTATAACCGGGGACGTTCCGTGCACGGGGGCGGCCTGCGGGGGCGGCTGCTGCGTCGGCACGAGGCGTTTCGACCCTCCGGCAAATGATCATCACGGCGGCGGTAAAAACATGCCGTGTTACACGGGAAATTGCTGTTCCGGAACGCCGTGGGTTCCCGGAGGAGGCTCACGGCTGCGGGGCGGTGGCTGCTGCGACGGAAATTATTCGAGGAACGGCCAACAGCGAGGTGGTAGCGTCGCGCAAATaacgacgaagacgacgacAAATCGTTGTTCGACCGGCAACACTGGCATCCCAGCACAGCCGATCGAGGCCCTGATGACGGGGGCATGCAGCGTTCCTCAGGCCGGAGAAAACGCGAAAAAATCGTCTGGTTGCGGTTGCCAGGGGAAAAGCGGGGGCGGCGAAATGCCGATGAGAGCAGCAATCGGCAAAGATGGCGGTTCCTGCACGAAGAGACCCTGCCTCGGCATCGATTGCCTGCTGCGGGCGTTCAAGGAGACCCAAGAGTTCGTCGACTCGATCGGGAAGGTGCCCGGACTGGCGGGCCTCGGGCTTCCCGATCCCTCGGAGAGCCCGTATTTCGGTCGGGACCGCGACACCAGCTGCTCCCCGAAGAAGCCACCGGGGTCCAGAGCGTCCCCGTACACGAGCGCAGCGAGCGTTAATTCACCGGCGAAAAACCAGCCCGTGGGGGTGAAAACGACCCCCGGATTCCCGAGCCCTTACACGGTTGCGATGGCCGGGCGAACCGGCGTCGTCCGCGAAGCGGTATCCTCGTTTCCGGAAACCGGCTCGTTCGGCTCGACACGTGCCAAGAAGAAAGACGAGAAGTCCGACAAACAGTCGGAACTGCTGCCCCTGCCTCCGCTGGAGATCGAGTTGGGCCCCTGCGGAGAGCCGAGGTGTAGATCCCGCAGGAAGAAGCCTCGGGAGGAGGCCCACAGCCCCGAGGCTCAGGGCGGGGCCCCGCTGTCGAAGAAGTTTCCGGCGCAGGTGAGGCCCGCCAGCGGGGGAGGCTCGTCCAAGACAAACGGTGGCACCGGGGGCGGCGCAAGGCCCGTCAGCAGGGGCAAACAGACGAAAGGGCCGCACGCGGTTCCGGGCCCCGCTGGAGACCGGGCTCACTCGGGTTCCAAGTCGTACGTCAAGGTGAGCAGACGGGTGATGAAGTTCGTTTACACGGCCGGTGCCTCCTACCCGGGGATTAACTACGGGCACAAAAACTGCCTCGACGCGAGGATGAGGGTGCCGGCGAATATGGGGTGGCTGTGGAACACGAACGAGGTTGTAGGGAGGCTGAAACCCCGGCTCGGGTGGAAACCCGGGGCAATATCGAGGTACATGAACGAGCTGCTGCGACAGGCGAAGATGGCGGGCAACGCGGACAGCAGGCCCGGAAGCTCGTCGTCGAGGAGCAAGAAGGGGAAAATGCTGAAGAACAAGAGCAGGAGCTCGCCGTCGATACACAAAAGCCAGGGGACGGGGAAGAagaaggacgaggaggaggaggtcgAGCTGCCACCCACTTTGCACATTCACCGAAAGGACGGCACATACTACGTGACTATGTATCCGATAAAGCAGGAGACTATGGAGGTCCCGCAGCTCCAGGAACCGATGAAACCCCTGCAGTTTAAAATAACGAAGAATAAGGACGACGCCTCGATCGCCTCCAGCTCGACCGCGTCTGACatggaaattgaattctctcCACCGGCTGCGGTCAATCGCTACCGTAAAAAACCCAATGTGATACACGTAGACACGCAGGTCAAGCAACAGGAAATACTAGACGCGTTTAAGCCCCCGGGCAGCAAAAAGGGCAAAGGGGATGGGAAAGGAACgggaaagaaaggaaagaagaaataa